A genomic region of Desulfosarcina ovata subsp. ovata contains the following coding sequences:
- a CDS encoding THUMP domain-containing class I SAM-dependent RNA methyltransferase: MIEDSNTARCFAQIADGLEETGALELGELGATGLRPVRRGIHFTADRAALYRINYCSRLCTRILVPVKQFVCPDAKAIYRAAGSVDWSRYFSVDQTFAVFASTAGSTVPHSQFAGLTLKDAVADQFRRGFGRRPNVDPQQPDLWINLFLHKDRGTISVDTSGGSLHRRGYRINSVEAPMQETVAAAMVRLSGWDGRRRLADPMCGSGTLVIEAAMACCGIPAGYLRRRFGFEQLPDYDPRLWKAVKTEMDGRIRKLPERMVYASDIDAKAVSATRGNCKRIPHARSINVLRVDFNRIEKLENHVILCNPPYGIRMQGGPRLDDFYRQLGDFLKQRCNGSEAFIYFGNREMIKRIGLKPAWKKPLRNGGLDGRVVKYAIY, from the coding sequence ATGATTGAGGATTCCAACACCGCCCGCTGTTTTGCCCAAATTGCCGATGGCCTTGAGGAGACCGGTGCGCTGGAACTGGGCGAACTGGGGGCGACCGGTCTCCGGCCGGTTCGCCGGGGTATCCATTTCACGGCGGATCGGGCGGCCCTTTACCGGATTAATTACTGTTCCCGGCTTTGCACGCGTATTCTGGTACCGGTCAAACAATTCGTCTGTCCGGATGCCAAAGCGATCTACCGGGCCGCCGGCAGCGTTGACTGGTCACGCTATTTCAGCGTGGACCAGACCTTTGCCGTATTCGCCAGTACGGCGGGCAGCACCGTCCCCCATTCGCAGTTTGCCGGATTGACCCTCAAGGATGCCGTGGCCGATCAGTTCAGGCGGGGATTCGGCCGGCGCCCCAATGTCGATCCGCAACAGCCCGACCTGTGGATCAACCTTTTTTTGCACAAGGACCGCGGAACGATCAGTGTCGACACGTCCGGCGGAAGCCTGCACCGGCGAGGCTACCGCATCAACAGTGTCGAGGCCCCCATGCAGGAGACCGTTGCCGCCGCTATGGTGCGCCTGTCCGGATGGGATGGCCGGCGGCGGCTGGCCGACCCCATGTGCGGTTCCGGTACCCTGGTCATCGAAGCCGCCATGGCCTGTTGCGGCATCCCGGCCGGCTACCTGCGCCGCCGATTCGGGTTCGAGCAGCTTCCCGACTACGATCCGCGGCTGTGGAAGGCGGTCAAGACCGAGATGGACGGCCGGATCCGCAAACTTCCCGAACGGATGGTTTACGCCAGTGACATTGATGCCAAAGCGGTATCGGCCACCCGCGGCAACTGCAAACGGATTCCCCATGCACGGTCGATCAATGTACTGAGAGTGGATTTCAATCGTATCGAAAAACTGGAAAACCACGTGATTCTCTGTAATCCGCCCTATGGCATCCGTATGCAGGGTGGTCCCCGGCTGGATGATTTCTACCGTCAGCTGGGAGATTTTTTAAAGCAGCGCTGCAACGGATCGGAAGCCTTCATCTATTTTGGCAACCGGGAGATGATCAAACGCATCGGACTGAAACCGGCCTGGAAAAAGCCGCTGCGCAACGGGGGACTGGATGGCCGGGTCGTCAAGTATGCGATTTATTGA